A single region of the Oncorhynchus kisutch isolate 150728-3 linkage group LG30, Okis_V2, whole genome shotgun sequence genome encodes:
- the LOC109874810 gene encoding cAMP-responsive element modulator isoform X2, which translates to MTVVQLPVEQTVQVQAVIQAPQASVIQSPQMQTVQITSIAGLEGGESAVTDTQKRREILSRRPSYRKILNELSTDSSSIPRIEEEKPEDEVPPSSVSSVQVPTSIYQTSCGQYIAITQGGAIQIASPGSEGLQGVQSLAMSNSGTQILQYASQAGDSGQQLFSVQGGQMVIQAATGDMPGYQLRSPTSGLPQGLVMAASPGSLSMHSPPVHTEEVTRKREVRLMKNREAARECRRKKKEYVRCLENRVGVLENQNKTLIEELRALKDIYCHKNE; encoded by the exons ATGACAGTGGTGCAGTTACCTGTTGAGCAGACAGTTCAGGTCCAGGCTGTCATCCAGGCTCCTCAGGCCTCTGTCATCCAGTCACCACAGATGCAGACTGTACAG ATCACCTCTATAGCTGGGCTTGAAGGTGGGGAGTCGgcagtcacagacacacagaaaagaAGAGAGATTCTCTCAAGACGCCCATCTTATCG AAAAATCCTCAATGAACTATCAACGGATTCCTCCTCAATTCCAAGAATTGAGGAGGAGAAACCTGAAGATGAGGTTCCACCCTCCAGTGTCTCTTCAGTTCAAGTTCCAACTTCAATCTATCAGACCAGCTGTGGCCAATACA TTGCCATCACCCAGGGGGGAGCCATCCAGATAGCCAGCCCAGGCAGTGAGGGCCTCCAGGGTGTACAGTCGCTGGCCATGTCCAACTCTGGTACCCAGATCCTGCAGTACGCATCCCAGGCAGGGGACTCTGGACAGCAGTTATTCTCTGTGCAAGGTGGCCAGATGGTGATACAAG CTGCCACTGGAGATATGCCAGGGTACCAGCTGCGTTCGCCCACTTCGGGCCTACCCCAGGGCCTGGTGATGGCTGCGTCCCCAGGCTCCCTGTCCATGCACAGCCCCCCGGTGCACACTGAGGAGGTCACACGCAAGAGGGAGGTCCGCCTCATGAAGAACAG GGAGGCTGCACGGGAGTGCCGCAGGAAAAAGAAAGAGTATGTCCGGTGTCTGGAGAACCGCGTGGGCGTGCTGGAAAACCAAAACAAGACCCTCATCGAGGAACTCCGAGCATTAAAGGACATTTACTGCCACAAGAACGAGTAG
- the LOC109874810 gene encoding cAMP-responsive element modulator isoform X3, with protein MAVTGDETESAATGDMPGYQLRSPTSGLPQGLVMAASPGSLSMHSPPVHTEEVTRKREVRLMKNREAARECRRKKKEYVRCLENRVGVLENQNKTLIEELRALKDIYCHKNE; from the exons ATGGCTGTTACTGGAGATGAGACTGAATCAG CTGCCACTGGAGATATGCCAGGGTACCAGCTGCGTTCGCCCACTTCGGGCCTACCCCAGGGCCTGGTGATGGCTGCGTCCCCAGGCTCCCTGTCCATGCACAGCCCCCCGGTGCACACTGAGGAGGTCACACGCAAGAGGGAGGTCCGCCTCATGAAGAACAG GGAGGCTGCACGGGAGTGCCGCAGGAAAAAGAAAGAGTATGTCCGGTGTCTGGAGAACCGCGTGGGCGTGCTGGAAAACCAAAACAAGACCCTCATCGAGGAACTCCGAGCATTAAAGGACATTTACTGCCACAAGAACGAGTAG
- the LOC109874810 gene encoding cAMP-responsive element modulator isoform X1, whose amino-acid sequence MTMDTAVASSQQDGSVDYSLSDEEPSQSESNSPTAVLTQVSGTGDSAGMTVVQLPVEQTVQVQAVIQAPQASVIQSPQMQTVQITSIAGLEGGESAVTDTQKRREILSRRPSYRKILNELSTDSSSIPRIEEEKPEDEVPPSSVSSVQVPTSIYQTSCGQYIAITQGGAIQIASPGSEGLQGVQSLAMSNSGTQILQYASQAGDSGQQLFSVQGGQMVIQAATGDMPGYQLRSPTSGLPQGLVMAASPGSLSMHSPPVHTEEVTRKREVRLMKNREAARECRRKKKEYVRCLENRVGVLENQNKTLIEELRALKDIYCHKNE is encoded by the exons ATGACCATGGACACAGCGGTTGCGTCATCACAGCAGGATGGAAGTGTTGATTACTCTCTGTCTGATGAAGAACCAAGTCAGAGCGAATCCAACTCACCGACTGCTGTACTTACTCAG GTTTCCGGAACAGGAGACTCCGCTGGCATGACAGTGGTGCAGTTACCTGTTGAGCAGACAGTTCAGGTCCAGGCTGTCATCCAGGCTCCTCAGGCCTCTGTCATCCAGTCACCACAGATGCAGACTGTACAG ATCACCTCTATAGCTGGGCTTGAAGGTGGGGAGTCGgcagtcacagacacacagaaaagaAGAGAGATTCTCTCAAGACGCCCATCTTATCG AAAAATCCTCAATGAACTATCAACGGATTCCTCCTCAATTCCAAGAATTGAGGAGGAGAAACCTGAAGATGAGGTTCCACCCTCCAGTGTCTCTTCAGTTCAAGTTCCAACTTCAATCTATCAGACCAGCTGTGGCCAATACA TTGCCATCACCCAGGGGGGAGCCATCCAGATAGCCAGCCCAGGCAGTGAGGGCCTCCAGGGTGTACAGTCGCTGGCCATGTCCAACTCTGGTACCCAGATCCTGCAGTACGCATCCCAGGCAGGGGACTCTGGACAGCAGTTATTCTCTGTGCAAGGTGGCCAGATGGTGATACAAG CTGCCACTGGAGATATGCCAGGGTACCAGCTGCGTTCGCCCACTTCGGGCCTACCCCAGGGCCTGGTGATGGCTGCGTCCCCAGGCTCCCTGTCCATGCACAGCCCCCCGGTGCACACTGAGGAGGTCACACGCAAGAGGGAGGTCCGCCTCATGAAGAACAG GGAGGCTGCACGGGAGTGCCGCAGGAAAAAGAAAGAGTATGTCCGGTGTCTGGAGAACCGCGTGGGCGTGCTGGAAAACCAAAACAAGACCCTCATCGAGGAACTCCGAGCATTAAAGGACATTTACTGCCACAAGAACGAGTAG